In one Photobacterium swingsii genomic region, the following are encoded:
- a CDS encoding hydrogenase 4 subunit F: MSSTLLLPLLLAVPFVAGIVSFLSYWGGKGLRQLAIGAHVISMLAVLAISWTLAADVFTDGPIFAAHQWLYLDSLSALFTALLALVGLLTGFYSIGYIGHEFKEGELSAKKVALYYGLFNFFLATMLVAVTANNVIMMWVAIEATTISSVFLVGLYGQRSSLEAAWKYIIICSVGVAFGLFGSIMAYSNAAAVFSDPSTAIFWTEIHQHANLLDPTLVHISFIFILIGFGTKTGLFPMHAWLPDAHSEAPSPVSALLSAGLLNCALLVILRYYIVTVKAIGPQFPQMLLMVFGFMSVAVAAFFIITQRDIKRLLAYSSVENMGLITLAIALGPLGILAGLLHVINHSLGKTLMFCGSGNILLKYGTRDMDTVKGVLRVAPITGVLLGMGALALGGVPPFNLFISEFMVVTAGIGSNYTIMTVVLLFLLTVVLAGLARMVAGCVLGPKPEQVEKGELGVMTLAPMIVLIVMMLVMGTHIPKPILHGLDRAALVVLDSKDETMIDALNLPWQMQQSVSADTTPSSVALHKER; the protein is encoded by the coding sequence ATGTCTTCAACACTTTTACTCCCGTTGCTTCTGGCTGTGCCGTTTGTGGCTGGGATTGTCTCTTTTCTCTCTTACTGGGGAGGCAAGGGGCTAAGACAACTCGCCATTGGGGCACATGTTATTAGCATGTTGGCTGTGCTGGCGATTTCGTGGACCCTCGCAGCAGATGTGTTTACCGATGGTCCTATTTTTGCGGCTCATCAATGGCTGTACTTAGACAGTTTATCGGCGTTGTTCACTGCTTTACTGGCTTTAGTGGGGCTATTAACGGGCTTTTACTCGATTGGCTATATCGGCCATGAGTTTAAAGAAGGGGAATTATCAGCGAAGAAAGTCGCGCTTTATTACGGCTTATTCAACTTCTTCCTTGCCACTATGCTGGTGGCTGTCACCGCGAATAACGTGATCATGATGTGGGTGGCGATTGAAGCAACCACCATCAGTTCGGTGTTCTTAGTCGGTTTATACGGGCAACGTTCATCGCTGGAAGCGGCGTGGAAATACATCATCATCTGTAGTGTCGGGGTAGCATTCGGGCTGTTTGGCTCAATCATGGCGTATTCCAATGCTGCCGCTGTGTTTAGTGACCCATCGACGGCGATTTTTTGGACTGAAATTCACCAACACGCCAACTTGCTGGATCCGACCTTGGTCCATATCTCATTCATCTTCATTTTGATTGGGTTTGGGACTAAAACGGGTCTATTTCCTATGCATGCATGGTTACCCGATGCACACTCCGAAGCCCCAAGCCCTGTGAGTGCCTTGCTGTCAGCGGGTCTGCTTAACTGTGCGTTATTGGTTATCTTGCGTTACTACATAGTGACGGTGAAAGCGATTGGTCCGCAATTCCCACAAATGTTGTTGATGGTGTTTGGCTTTATGTCGGTGGCTGTCGCAGCCTTCTTCATCATTACCCAGCGCGATATTAAGCGCTTATTGGCTTATTCGAGTGTAGAGAACATGGGGTTGATCACCTTGGCAATAGCGCTTGGTCCTTTAGGGATTTTAGCGGGGCTATTACATGTGATTAACCACAGCTTAGGCAAAACCCTGATGTTCTGTGGCTCGGGTAATATCTTGTTGAAATACGGCACCCGTGACATGGACACAGTGAAAGGGGTGCTTCGTGTTGCCCCTATTACTGGGGTGTTATTGGGTATGGGCGCATTGGCGCTGGGTGGTGTACCACCGTTTAACTTATTCATCAGTGAATTCATGGTGGTCACCGCAGGTATCGGTAGCAACTACACGATCATGACTGTGGTGCTCTTGTTCTTGCTTACCGTGGTGTTAGCTGGACTTGCGCGCATGGTGGCAGGTTGTGTACTAGGACCAAAACCTGAACAGGTTGAAAAAGGCGAGCTGGGCGTGATGACCTTGGCGCCAATGATAGTGCTGATTGTGATGATGCTGGTAATGGGAACCCATATACCTAAGCCTATTCTGCACGGTTTAGATCGTGCGGCCTTGGTGGTACTTGATAGCAAAGATGAAACCATGATCGATGCACTAAACCTACCTTGGCAAATGCAGCAATCTGTTTCTGCCGATACAACCCCATCTTCTGTTGCCCTACATAAAGAGAGATAA
- a CDS encoding hydrogenase large subunit: MDTLELNTKQNNNKQGYGYIAGVRQFFPSAIIDEEWQTHNQVTITVKATALIDVMKWLYYDQGGWLTVSFGNDERSLNGHFAVYHALSMEGEVKSWVTVKVLVDAVSQEFPSITPVIPAAVWGEREVRDMYGLRPVGLPDERRLVLPDDWPDDLHPLRKDAMDYRQRPMPTTETETYKFDNQLGDDKNRIVPVGPLHITSDEPGHFRLFVDGEDIVDADYRMFYVHRGMEKLAETRMGYNEVAFLTDRVCGICGFTHSVGYSNSVENAMDIPVPARAKMIRTVLLEVERLHSHMLNIGLSSHFVGFDTGFMQFFRVREKTMEMAELLTGARKTYGLNLIGGVRRDILQAHRTKGIELVRQVRQEFKGLVDMLLSTPNIEQRIVGVGILAKDIARDYSPVGPLIRGSGFKRDARIVHQQSLEAYGDVPIELQAFDGGDVQSRVMVRIKEVFDSLNIIEYGLDTLPSGALLTEGFTYTPNKFALGFTEAPRGENVHWSMTGDNQKLFRWRCRAATYANWPTLRYMLRGNTVSDAPLIIGSLDPCYSCTDRVTLVDTKKRKSTTVSYKEIERYGIERKNSPLK; the protein is encoded by the coding sequence GTGGATACTTTAGAACTCAATACTAAACAAAATAATAATAAGCAGGGCTACGGCTATATTGCAGGGGTCCGTCAGTTCTTTCCTAGCGCCATTATTGACGAAGAATGGCAAACCCATAATCAAGTCACTATTACGGTAAAAGCGACTGCCTTGATTGATGTGATGAAATGGTTGTACTACGACCAAGGTGGTTGGCTGACGGTTTCATTCGGTAATGATGAACGTTCGCTTAACGGCCACTTTGCCGTTTACCACGCATTGTCGATGGAAGGCGAAGTTAAAAGCTGGGTAACAGTAAAGGTATTAGTTGATGCGGTGAGCCAAGAATTCCCATCAATTACTCCTGTTATCCCTGCGGCGGTGTGGGGTGAACGTGAAGTGCGTGACATGTATGGTTTGCGTCCAGTTGGTCTGCCTGATGAGCGCCGCTTAGTTTTACCCGATGATTGGCCTGACGACCTTCACCCTTTAAGAAAAGATGCGATGGATTATCGTCAACGTCCGATGCCGACCACAGAAACAGAAACCTATAAGTTCGATAATCAACTAGGTGATGATAAAAACCGCATCGTGCCTGTTGGCCCGTTACACATTACGTCTGATGAACCTGGGCATTTTCGGTTGTTTGTTGACGGCGAAGACATTGTCGATGCGGATTACCGCATGTTCTATGTTCACCGTGGCATGGAAAAGCTGGCCGAAACCCGTATGGGCTATAACGAAGTCGCATTCCTGACTGACCGCGTCTGCGGTATTTGTGGTTTTACGCATAGCGTGGGTTACAGCAATTCTGTTGAAAACGCCATGGATATCCCTGTACCCGCGCGGGCCAAGATGATCCGTACCGTATTGCTGGAAGTGGAACGCCTTCATAGCCACATGTTGAACATTGGGCTATCCAGCCACTTTGTTGGATTTGATACTGGCTTTATGCAGTTCTTCCGAGTGCGTGAAAAAACCATGGAAATGGCCGAGCTATTAACGGGGGCACGTAAAACCTACGGCTTGAATCTGATTGGCGGTGTTCGCCGCGATATTTTGCAAGCACACCGTACAAAAGGTATCGAACTGGTTCGTCAGGTACGCCAAGAGTTTAAAGGTTTGGTCGACATGCTGCTTAGCACGCCAAACATTGAACAGCGTATTGTTGGGGTTGGGATATTAGCCAAAGATATCGCTCGTGATTACAGCCCTGTTGGCCCATTGATCCGTGGTAGTGGCTTTAAACGTGATGCGCGTATCGTGCACCAACAATCACTAGAGGCCTATGGAGATGTGCCTATTGAGCTGCAAGCCTTTGATGGTGGTGATGTGCAATCCAGGGTGATGGTGCGGATCAAAGAGGTATTCGATTCACTCAATATTATCGAATACGGCCTTGATACTTTACCGAGTGGGGCTCTGTTGACGGAAGGCTTCACTTACACCCCGAACAAGTTTGCTCTTGGTTTCACAGAAGCGCCACGTGGTGAAAACGTTCACTGGAGTATGACGGGGGATAATCAAAAACTGTTCCGCTGGCGTTGTCGTGCAGCAACGTATGCCAACTGGCCAACCTTACGTTATATGTTACGCGGTAACACTGTCTCTGATGCGCCACTCATCATAGGTAGCTTGGATCCATGTTATTCGTGTACCGACCGTGTGACGCTGGTGGATACCAAAAAACGCAAGTCGACCACAGTGTCTTACAAAGAAATCGAACGTTATGGCATTGAGCGGAAAAACTCGCCACTCAAGTAG
- a CDS encoding 4Fe-4S dicluster domain-containing protein, with translation MDIFDSLLEVSEKKKEDSVMNRFVFADPNRCIGCRTCEVACVLSHSEENSVTSIDPARFHPRLKLIKNAKVTTPVLCRQCEDAPCAQVCPNNAIVSEDNQIKVIQSRCIGCKTCVIACPYGAMNVVSEMVDNGAESALFKMKVPKAQALKCDLCSGSSTGPACVQVCPTNALQLIEAEDIEEITKKKREAAAESIAAVAAL, from the coding sequence ATGGATATTTTCGACAGCTTATTGGAAGTAAGTGAGAAAAAGAAAGAGGATAGTGTCATGAACAGGTTTGTTTTCGCAGACCCCAATCGTTGTATAGGATGCCGTACCTGTGAAGTGGCATGCGTACTTTCTCATTCGGAAGAGAATTCTGTCACATCGATTGATCCTGCACGATTTCATCCGCGCTTAAAGTTAATTAAAAACGCCAAAGTGACCACACCGGTACTCTGTCGTCAATGTGAGGATGCACCTTGTGCACAAGTGTGTCCGAATAACGCCATTGTGTCGGAAGATAATCAAATCAAAGTTATCCAGTCACGTTGTATTGGCTGTAAAACTTGCGTGATTGCGTGCCCTTATGGCGCGATGAACGTGGTTAGCGAGATGGTAGATAACGGCGCAGAATCTGCTCTTTTCAAAATGAAAGTGCCAAAGGCGCAGGCCCTAAAATGTGATTTATGTAGTGGGAGCAGTACAGGTCCCGCGTGTGTTCAGGTATGCCCGACTAACGCCCTACAGTTAATCGAAGCTGAAGACATAGAAGAAATAACGAAGAAAAAACGCGAAGCCGCTGCAGAGTCAATTGCCGCAGTTGCTGCTTTGTAA
- the hycI gene encoding hydrogenase maturation peptidase HycI produces the protein MSKNIVLTVGNSMMGDDGAGPLLAEMMQENPVTDWVVIDGGSAPENYVHQIRELSPARVLIIDAAEIGEKAGEIRIIEPDQIAEMFIMSTHCLPLNFLIEELETFVPEVTFVGIQPAIVAFSFPMTDMVRDAVTTVYQSLPTWQGNGGFAAV, from the coding sequence ATGAGCAAAAATATCGTACTAACCGTCGGCAATAGCATGATGGGTGATGACGGCGCTGGCCCGCTATTAGCGGAAATGATGCAGGAAAATCCTGTGACCGATTGGGTTGTAATTGATGGTGGCAGCGCCCCTGAAAACTACGTTCACCAGATCAGAGAATTGTCACCTGCACGTGTGTTGATCATTGATGCAGCTGAGATTGGTGAGAAAGCAGGGGAGATCAGGATTATCGAACCTGATCAGATCGCTGAAATGTTCATTATGTCGACCCATTGTTTGCCGCTTAATTTCTTGATTGAAGAGCTGGAAACTTTTGTACCTGAAGTCACCTTTGTTGGTATTCAACCTGCAATTGTTGCCTTCTCGTTCCCGATGACAGACATGGTGCGTGATGCCGTGACAACCGTGTATCAATCGTTGCCAACTTGGCAAGGCAACGGTGGTTTTGCGGCGGTATAA
- a CDS encoding NADH-quinone oxidoreductase subunit B family protein: protein MKGIKKIVGTAHTAAQPLEQDPHAAKLKSTLLNDIKRSAYVYRVDCGGCNACEIEIFAATTPVFDTERFGIKVVASPRHADILLFTGAVTRPMRMPALRAYEAAPDPKIVVSYGACGCDGGIFHDLYGVWGGTDKIIPVDVYIPGCPPTPAATIYGFAMALGLLDQKLKAEVHFEDPTERVTLKHTGIPLELKVLIEREARRLAGYRHGQQIADEFMDLLVTCTPDDVDSKVNQFMVEKNDPRLHEIIENLYRVSLAHMSGQPTSESAIDEQASDASTKQNAKQSESAELVTD, encoded by the coding sequence ATGAAAGGAATTAAGAAAATTGTCGGCACTGCCCATACGGCGGCTCAACCGCTTGAGCAAGATCCTCATGCTGCGAAATTAAAAAGTACCTTACTGAACGATATTAAACGTTCGGCTTATGTGTATCGGGTTGACTGCGGAGGCTGTAACGCCTGCGAAATTGAAATCTTTGCTGCAACTACGCCTGTATTTGATACCGAGCGCTTTGGTATCAAGGTGGTTGCTTCACCGCGTCATGCCGATATTTTATTGTTTACGGGGGCTGTGACGCGCCCGATGCGTATGCCTGCACTGCGGGCTTATGAAGCGGCACCCGACCCAAAAATCGTAGTGTCTTACGGCGCTTGTGGTTGTGATGGTGGGATTTTCCACGACCTTTATGGTGTGTGGGGTGGAACGGACAAGATCATACCGGTTGATGTTTATATTCCGGGCTGTCCTCCTACGCCAGCAGCCACCATTTATGGGTTTGCGATGGCGCTCGGTTTACTTGATCAAAAACTGAAAGCCGAAGTGCATTTTGAAGACCCAACAGAGCGGGTCACCTTGAAACACACCGGCATTCCGCTTGAACTCAAAGTGCTGATTGAACGCGAAGCTCGTCGTTTAGCGGGCTATCGTCATGGTCAGCAGATTGCTGATGAGTTTATGGATTTATTAGTGACTTGTACCCCTGACGATGTTGATAGCAAAGTGAACCAGTTTATGGTCGAAAAAAACGATCCGCGTTTGCACGAAATTATCGAAAACTTGTACCGCGTATCGCTTGCACACATGAGTGGGCAACCAACCAGTGAATCAGCAATCGATGAACAAGCAAGTGATGCCAGTACTAAACAGAATGCGAAACAGTCTGAATCGGCTGAACTTGTAACGGATTAG
- the fdhF gene encoding formate dehydrogenase subunit alpha, giving the protein MEKTIVVCPYCGTGCKLNLLTENGKVVGAEAANGRTNEGELCLKGYYGWDFLNDTNLLTPRLKSPMIRRHKDAALEAVSWDEAISFASEKLLSIKKEFGPDAIMTTGSARGPGNEANYVMQKFARAVIGTNNVDHCARVUHAPSVSGLEATVGNGAMSNAITEIQDTKCLLVFGYNAADSHPVVAKHILKAKANGAKVIVCDPRMVETARIADQWLPLKNGSNMALVNAFANVLIEEGLYKRDYVEQYTEGFEAYRQQVAKYTPEYVESITGLKAQDIRLAMRTYAKSSESMILWGMGVTQFGQAVDVVKGLASLALMTGNFGRRGVGVGPVRGQNNVQGTCDLGMLPNRYPGYQDVEDENIRSKFEHAWGVKLPAKPGYRLTDLNHKVADGECKAFYIFGEDPAQTEADLAALRKTLRAMDLVIVQDIFMTQTAEMADVIFPATSWGEHEGVYSSADRGFQRFYKAVNPPENVKVDWEIFSLMSTAMGYPMSYNNTQEIWDEMRSLCPTFAGATYEKMAGLKSVQWPCPTEDHPGTSFLFEGNVFKTPSGKGQLFATEWRSPLETPDSDYPFVLSTVREVGHYSCRSMTGNCKALQTLADEPGYVQLHPDDAKALNIADQQLVWVSSRRGKVISRAAVNERVNRGVVYMTYQWWIGACNELTIEHVDPISSTPEYKYCAVNIEKIVDQSWAENHVQVEYSALKLKLRNAALATN; this is encoded by the coding sequence ATGGAAAAAACAATAGTTGTCTGTCCCTACTGTGGTACAGGCTGTAAGCTCAACTTACTGACAGAGAATGGCAAAGTAGTTGGAGCAGAAGCGGCAAATGGTCGTACCAACGAAGGTGAACTTTGCCTTAAGGGCTATTACGGCTGGGACTTCTTAAACGATACTAACTTGCTAACGCCACGCCTTAAAAGCCCAATGATCCGTCGTCATAAAGACGCAGCGCTGGAAGCGGTTTCATGGGATGAGGCGATTTCTTTTGCCAGTGAAAAATTATTGAGCATCAAGAAGGAATTTGGTCCAGACGCGATCATGACAACAGGTTCAGCCCGTGGGCCGGGTAATGAAGCAAACTATGTAATGCAAAAATTTGCCCGTGCAGTGATTGGGACTAACAACGTAGACCACTGCGCCCGGGTTTGACACGCTCCATCAGTCTCCGGTCTGGAGGCGACAGTAGGTAATGGCGCAATGAGCAACGCGATTACTGAAATTCAAGATACAAAATGCTTATTGGTGTTTGGCTACAATGCAGCAGATTCTCATCCTGTGGTGGCAAAACATATTCTTAAAGCCAAAGCTAACGGCGCAAAAGTGATTGTTTGTGACCCTCGAATGGTTGAAACAGCGCGTATTGCCGATCAGTGGTTACCACTGAAAAATGGTTCCAACATGGCCTTAGTGAATGCGTTTGCGAACGTATTGATAGAAGAAGGCTTATATAAACGCGATTACGTTGAACAGTACACCGAAGGTTTTGAAGCGTACCGTCAACAAGTCGCGAAATACACCCCAGAATACGTTGAATCTATTACTGGGCTAAAAGCACAAGACATTCGTCTAGCGATGCGCACTTACGCGAAATCGTCAGAATCTATGATCCTCTGGGGCATGGGTGTGACCCAATTTGGTCAAGCGGTTGATGTGGTTAAAGGCTTAGCCAGTCTTGCACTCATGACAGGTAACTTTGGTCGTCGTGGTGTAGGTGTTGGCCCTGTACGTGGTCAAAACAACGTACAAGGTACTTGTGACCTCGGTATGCTACCTAACCGTTACCCTGGCTATCAAGATGTTGAAGACGAGAATATCCGTTCTAAATTCGAACATGCTTGGGGCGTTAAATTGCCAGCTAAACCAGGTTATCGTTTGACAGATTTGAACCACAAAGTGGCAGATGGTGAATGTAAAGCCTTCTACATTTTTGGTGAAGACCCAGCACAAACTGAAGCGGATTTAGCTGCATTACGTAAAACCTTACGTGCAATGGATTTGGTGATTGTTCAAGATATCTTCATGACCCAAACTGCGGAAATGGCCGACGTGATCTTCCCTGCGACCAGTTGGGGTGAACATGAAGGTGTGTACAGTAGTGCAGACCGTGGTTTCCAACGCTTCTATAAAGCAGTGAACCCACCAGAAAACGTGAAAGTTGACTGGGAGATCTTTAGCTTGATGTCTACGGCGATGGGTTACCCAATGTCGTACAACAATACGCAAGAGATTTGGGATGAAATGCGCTCGCTTTGCCCTACATTTGCAGGGGCAACGTACGAAAAAATGGCGGGTCTGAAAAGTGTTCAGTGGCCTTGTCCAACTGAAGATCACCCGGGTACCTCGTTCTTGTTTGAAGGCAATGTCTTTAAAACACCAAGTGGGAAAGGTCAGTTGTTTGCAACGGAATGGCGTTCGCCACTAGAAACGCCGGATAGCGATTACCCATTCGTACTATCGACTGTACGTGAAGTGGGCCACTATTCATGCCGTTCTATGACAGGTAACTGTAAAGCGCTGCAAACCTTAGCGGATGAACCTGGCTATGTTCAGCTTCACCCTGACGATGCGAAAGCACTTAATATTGCTGACCAGCAGCTGGTATGGGTGTCATCTCGTCGAGGTAAAGTTATCAGTCGCGCTGCAGTAAACGAACGTGTTAATCGTGGTGTGGTTTACATGACTTACCAATGGTGGATTGGCGCTTGTAATGAGTTAACCATCGAGCATGTTGACCCAATTTCTAGCACCCCTGAATATAAGTACTGTGCTGTTAACATTGAGAAAATTGTTGATCAAAGTTGGGCAGAAAATCATGTTCAGGTTGAATACAGTGCACTGAAATTGAAACTAAGAAATGCTGCATTAGCTACAAATTAA
- a CDS encoding hydrogenase 4 subunit D: MDIIALLTIFVPFLGAIITVLVPRQAAKWVCQLFAALASLGTLILAAAFFNSGETSVTYQLVMFSQTEVFGLTIDKVSTLIAVAVVVLGLLVSIYSLGYMTEGNREHPHEGLPRYYAFLLIFIGAMAGLVLSSTILGQLLFFEITGACSWSLIGYYQKPTSLKAALKALLVTHVASIGLFVAAAFVFKETGTFSLSALASLSVETKTIVFLGIMMAAWGKSAQLPLHVWLPDAMNAPTPVSAYLHAASMVKVGVYIFARAIMSGGDIPEVIGVIGVTGAMITLIYGFIMYLPQTDMKRLLAYSTITQLAYIFLALSLSVFGSDLAFEGGVTYIFNHAFAKSLFFLVAGALSYTCGTRMLPALRGIVKKSPLLAVGFCVAALAITGVPPFNGFFSKFPLFAAGFNLSSEHSWLMPVMILALVESVASFGWILYWFGKTVVGEPSEAVATAKPLPRSMSAVLIILIIMSFCSSFIASNWLS, translated from the coding sequence ATGGATATTATTGCTCTATTAACGATTTTCGTTCCCTTTTTAGGGGCGATCATCACTGTCTTAGTGCCTCGGCAGGCGGCGAAATGGGTGTGTCAGTTATTCGCTGCACTCGCATCGCTGGGTACGCTGATATTAGCTGCGGCCTTTTTTAACAGTGGCGAAACCAGTGTTACCTATCAACTGGTGATGTTTTCCCAGACGGAAGTATTTGGTTTAACCATAGATAAAGTCAGTACCTTAATTGCAGTTGCTGTAGTGGTGCTCGGGTTGTTGGTTAGCATTTATTCGTTAGGCTACATGACCGAAGGCAACCGTGAACATCCCCATGAAGGTTTGCCACGTTACTACGCTTTTTTGCTGATATTTATCGGTGCAATGGCGGGTTTAGTGCTGTCGTCAACCATTCTGGGTCAGTTGCTGTTCTTTGAAATCACAGGCGCTTGTTCTTGGTCTTTGATTGGTTACTACCAAAAACCGACCTCGCTCAAAGCGGCACTTAAAGCCTTACTGGTGACTCACGTTGCTTCGATTGGCTTGTTTGTCGCGGCTGCGTTTGTGTTCAAAGAAACAGGAACGTTCTCGTTATCCGCTCTGGCTTCGCTATCAGTAGAAACCAAAACTATCGTCTTCTTGGGCATCATGATGGCGGCATGGGGTAAATCAGCTCAGCTACCGCTTCATGTTTGGCTACCCGATGCGATGAATGCACCAACGCCTGTTAGTGCTTATCTGCATGCTGCTTCCATGGTGAAAGTGGGGGTTTATATCTTTGCTCGCGCGATTATGTCGGGAGGAGATATTCCTGAAGTGATCGGTGTGATAGGTGTGACAGGTGCAATGATCACCTTGATCTACGGTTTCATCATGTACTTACCACAAACCGATATGAAGCGTCTGTTGGCGTACTCCACGATTACGCAGTTGGCTTATATCTTCCTTGCGTTGTCGCTATCTGTCTTTGGTTCCGACCTCGCTTTCGAGGGTGGGGTGACGTACATCTTTAACCATGCTTTTGCGAAGAGCTTGTTCTTCTTGGTAGCAGGGGCGCTGAGTTACACCTGTGGTACGCGTATGTTGCCAGCACTGCGTGGCATTGTGAAGAAATCGCCACTATTAGCCGTGGGTTTCTGCGTTGCTGCCTTGGCCATCACGGGCGTACCGCCATTCAATGGTTTCTTCAGTAAATTCCCACTCTTTGCTGCGGGTTTCAACCTATCTAGCGAGCATAGCTGGTTAATGCCTGTGATGATTCTGGCCTTGGTTGAATCTGTCGCGAGCTTTGGTTGGATCTTGTACTGGTTTGGTAAAACTGTTGTTGGTGAGCCCTCTGAGGCTGTAGCCACTGCAAAACCTCTTCCTCGCTCCATGAGTGCCGTACTGATCATTCTGATCATTATGTCTTTCTGTTCGAGCTTTATTGCATCTAATTGGCTGAGTTAA
- a CDS encoding formate hydrogenlyase maturation HycH family protein, giving the protein MSEEVKEAEQALKAGNVMFYALSRKFVDEQYDVPEEAKQVLYYSLAIGHHLGVVDCLKTVLQCTRDEYKAWIEKLPQDSEAYRKMAGFFTFGEITIYPDHLHMLAGAFSSIPTEEQDEKQQALTAGLIEVLTEIYHEPTMYLMVRSR; this is encoded by the coding sequence ATGTCAGAAGAAGTGAAAGAGGCCGAACAAGCGTTAAAAGCGGGCAATGTCATGTTTTATGCGCTGAGCCGTAAGTTTGTTGATGAGCAATACGATGTACCCGAAGAAGCCAAGCAAGTGCTGTACTACAGCCTTGCGATAGGTCACCACCTAGGTGTGGTTGATTGCCTAAAAACCGTCTTGCAATGCACCAGAGACGAATACAAAGCTTGGATAGAAAAGTTACCTCAAGACAGTGAAGCATACCGAAAGATGGCGGGATTTTTCACCTTTGGCGAAATTACGATTTATCCCGATCATCTTCACATGTTAGCGGGCGCTTTTTCAAGTATTCCGACTGAAGAGCAAGATGAAAAGCAACAAGCTCTAACGGCAGGGTTGATTGAGGTACTGACCGAGATTTACCACGAACCCACAATGTATTTAATGGTGAGAAGTCGCTAA
- the hyfE gene encoding hydrogenase 4 membrane subunit: MNGEIVINNLAGLLIITSLMVIGVNKPRVVAMLYSLQSFVLVLTFIAIANTVDAPQLYHWSITAFITKVIALPALLYYAFSKMYDAEANKPVIHFAWLVIIGGVITLLSFLAVESVQLPLVAHLKPALAVSLGHFFLGLLCIVSQRNILKQLFGYCLMENGSSLTLALLANKAPGLVEIGVTIDAVFAVIFMIILVRQIYTKLHTLDAQQLTTLKG, encoded by the coding sequence ATGAATGGAGAAATTGTAATTAATAATCTAGCCGGGCTGTTGATCATTACCTCCTTGATGGTAATTGGCGTCAACAAGCCGCGGGTAGTGGCAATGCTGTATTCGCTACAGTCATTTGTTTTGGTGCTGACCTTTATTGCTATCGCCAATACCGTGGATGCGCCGCAGCTTTATCATTGGTCGATCACTGCCTTTATTACCAAGGTGATCGCACTGCCAGCGCTGCTGTATTACGCCTTTAGCAAGATGTATGACGCTGAAGCCAATAAGCCCGTTATCCACTTTGCGTGGCTGGTGATTATTGGAGGGGTGATCACTTTGCTGAGCTTCTTGGCGGTGGAATCTGTGCAGCTTCCTTTGGTTGCCCACCTGAAACCGGCATTAGCGGTATCGTTAGGGCACTTCTTCTTAGGCTTGCTGTGTATTGTCAGTCAGCGAAACATTCTTAAGCAGTTGTTTGGTTACTGCTTGATGGAAAATGGTTCGTCACTGACTTTGGCATTGCTTGCTAATAAGGCCCCTGGGTTGGTGGAGATTGGCGTCACTATTGATGCGGTGTTTGCTGTGATCTTCATGATTATTTTGGTTAGGCAGATTTACACCAAGTTACATACCTTGGATGCCCAGCAACTTACTACGTTAAAGGGGTAA
- the hyfH gene encoding hydrogenase 4 subunit H — protein MFKLIKTIIKAGESTTKYPFAPLEVNDDFRGKPEYNADQCIACAACTRACPANALIMETDAEQGTRRWQLSIARCIFCGRCEEVCPTQAIKLSKEFELAVSNKKDLYQEANFSLTQCRECGIGFAPRKAVEYALDLLKQGGMSQEQFEVRRQQLETCPDCRRKQNMLDGGNILLGKNVFHAKQLNKEVSDERN, from the coding sequence ATGTTTAAATTAATAAAAACCATCATTAAAGCCGGCGAAAGTACCACTAAGTATCCTTTCGCACCGCTTGAAGTGAACGACGATTTTCGTGGGAAACCCGAATATAACGCCGACCAATGTATTGCCTGCGCAGCCTGTACGCGAGCTTGTCCCGCGAATGCCTTGATCATGGAAACCGATGCCGAACAAGGTACGCGCCGTTGGCAGCTTTCTATTGCTCGCTGTATTTTTTGTGGTCGTTGTGAAGAAGTGTGCCCAACCCAAGCCATCAAGTTATCCAAAGAATTTGAGTTGGCTGTGAGTAATAAAAAAGATCTATATCAAGAAGCTAACTTTTCTCTTACTCAATGTCGTGAGTGCGGTATCGGTTTTGCGCCGCGAAAAGCGGTTGAATATGCATTGGATCTACTAAAGCAGGGCGGTATGAGTCAAGAGCAGTTTGAAGTGCGTCGTCAGCAGCTTGAAACCTGTCCTGATTGTCGTCGTAAACAAAACATGCTGGACGGTGGCAACATTTTACTTGGTAAAAATGTTTTCCATGCCAAGCAACTAAATAAGGAAGTGTCAGATGAAAGGAATTAA